One Coregonus clupeaformis isolate EN_2021a chromosome 21, ASM2061545v1, whole genome shotgun sequence DNA window includes the following coding sequences:
- the gne gene encoding bifunctional UDP-N-acetylglucosamine 2-epimerase/N-acetylmannosamine kinase isoform X3 encodes MQQRLHNRRTHELYYLRMQRTREKTDKMEENKAKRKLRVCVATCNRADYSKLAPIMFGIKANPDEFELEVVVLGSHLIDDYGNTFRMIEQDDFDIGSKLHTIVRGEDEAAMVESVGLALVKLPDVLHRLRPDVLVVHGDRFDALALATAAALMNIRILHLEGGEVSGTIDDSIRHAISKLAHYHACCTRTAEQHLIAMCEDHTRILLAGCPSYDKLLAAHHRDDYMDIIRNWLGDNVKEHDYIVALQHPVTTDIKNSIKIYELMLDALISFNKRTLVLFPNIDAGSKEMVRVMRKKGVEQHPNFRAVKHVPFEQFIQLVCHAGAMIGNSSCGVREAGAFGTPVINLGSRQTGRETGENVLHVRDADTQNKIYHGLELQFGKRYPCSKIYGDGNAVPRILKFLQTINLDEPLQKTFCFPPVKEWDISQDIDHILETQSALAVDLGGTNLRVAIVSMRGKIVKKYTQANPKTYEARIELILTMCKVAVVDAMHLNCRILGVGVSTGGRVNPQEGVILHSTKLIQEWSSIDIRTPISDAIHLPVWVDNDGNCAALAEKKFGHGKGVENFVTIITGTGIGGGIIQHNELIHGSTFCAAELGHIMVSLDGPECMCGSRGCIEAYASGIALQREAKRLHDEDLLKVEGMVDLKKAESVSAIDLINAARLGNSKAEAVLRTAGMALGVGIVNILHMVNPSLVILSGVLAAHYQAPVQQVIGQRALTSAQSIQVLTSDLDEPALLGAASMVLDYTTRRIY; translated from the exons aTGCAACAGCGCCTGCATAACAGGAGAACCCAT GAACTGTACTATCTGAGAATGCAGAGGACGAGAGAGAAGACTGACAAGATGGAGGAGAACAAAGCCAAGAGGAAGCTGCGGGTGTGCGTGGCGACGTGTAACCGGGCGGACTACTCCAAGCTGGCGCCCATCATGTTTGGCATCAAGGCCAACCCGGATGAGTTTGAGCTGGAGGTGGTTGTGCTGGGATCCCATCTCATTGATGATTATGG CAACACGTTCCGGATGATCGAGCAGGATGACTTTGACATCGGCTCCAAGCTGCACACCATCGTGCGTGGGGAGGACGAGGCAGCCATGGTGGAGTCGGTGGGTCTGGCGCTGGTCAAGTTGCCAGATGTCCTCCACCGTCTCCGCCCTGACGTTCTGGTTGTCCACGGCGACCGCTTCGACGCCCTTGCCCTGGCAACAGCCGCCGCCCTGATGAACATTCGCATCCTGcacctggagggaggagag GTAAGCGGCACCATCGACGACTCGATCCGTCACGCCATCTCCAAGCTGGCCCACTACCACGCCTGCTGCACCCGCACCGCCGAACAGCACCTCATCGCCATGTGTGAGGACCACACTCGCATCCTATTGGCCGGCTGCCCCTCCTACGACAAGCTGCTGGCTGCCCATCACCGTGACGACTACATGGACATCATCAGGAACTGGCTTG GGGACAATGTGAAGGAGCACGACTACATCGTGGCCCTGCAGCACCCGGTCACCACTGACATCAAGAACTCCATCAAGATCTACGAGCTGATGTTGGACGCCCTGATCTCCTTCAACAAGAGAACACTCGTCCTCTTCCCCAACATAGATGCAG GAAGTAAGGAGATGGTGCGTGTGATGAGGAAGAAAGGGGTGGAGCAGCACCCTAACTTCCGGGCGGTGAAGCACGTGCCCTTCGAGCAGTTCATCCAGCTGGTGTGTCATGCGGGGGCCATGATCGGCAACAGCAGCTGTGGCGTCAGAGAGGCCGGGGCCTTCGGGACCCCCGTCATCAACCTGGGCTCCCGGCAGActgggagagagacag GTGAAAACGTCCTCCATGTCCGAGACGCAGACACTCAGAATAAGATCTACCATGGCTTGGAGCTGCAGTTTGGGAAGAGATACCCCTG CTCCAAGATCTACGGCGACGGGAACGCGGTGCCTCGCATCCTGAAGTTCCTGCAGACCATCAACCTTGATGAGCCGCTGCAGAAGACCTTCTGCTTCCCCCCCGTCAAGGAGTGGGACATCTCCCAGGACATCGACCACATCCTGGAGACCCAGAGCGCCCTAGCAGTCGACCTGGGGGGGACCAACCTCCGCGTGGCCATCGTCAGCATGAGG GGTAAGATAGTGAAGAAGTACACCCAGGCAAACCCCAAAACCTACGAGGCGAGGATTGAGCTGATACTGACTATGTGTAAAGTGGCAGTCGTTGATGCTATGCATCTCAACTGCCGGATTCTTGGAGTGG GTGTGTCGACAGGGGGCAGGGTGAACCCCCAGGAGGGTGTGATCCTCCACTCCACCAAGCTGATCCAGGAGTGGAGCTCCATCGACATCCGCACCCCCATCTCTGACGCCATCCACCTGCCCGTCTGGGTCGACAACGACGGCAACTGTGCCGCCCTGGCAGAGAAGAAGTTTGGCCACGGCAAAGGAGTGGAGAACTTTGTCACCATCATCACTGGAACAG GCATCGGCGGGGGCATCATCCAGCACAACGAGCTGATCCACGGCAGTACGTTCTGCGCGGCCGAGCTGGGCCACATCATGGTGTCTCTGGATGGGCCGGAGTGTATGTGTGGCAGCCGCGGCTGCATCGAGGCCTACGCATCAGGCATTGCCCTGCAGAGAGAAGCCAAGAGGCTCCACGACG AGGATCTGCTGAAGGTGGAGGGGATGGTGGATCTGAAGAAGGCTGAGTCCGTCAGCGCCATCGACCTCATCAACGCAGCCCGCCTGGGCAACAGCAAGGCTGAAGCCGTCCTCAGAACAG CCGGCATGGCCCTCGGCGTGGGCATCGTCAACATCCTCCACATGGTCAACCCCTCCCTGGTCATCCTGTCGGGGGTGCTGGCCGCCCACTACCAGGCTCCTGTCCAGCAAGTCATAGGTCAGAGAGCCCTCACCTCCGCGCAAAGCATCCAGGTCCTGACATCCGACCTCGACGAGCCCGCCCTGCTGGGGGCCGCTAGCATGGTGCTGGACTACACAACCAGGCGCATCTATTAA
- the gne gene encoding bifunctional UDP-N-acetylglucosamine 2-epimerase/N-acetylmannosamine kinase isoform X1, whose product MIRREGKRPKKGGEEKARERGSSERERSGLQSGLTMRPGPVGRNPHELYYLRMQRTREKTDKMEENKAKRKLRVCVATCNRADYSKLAPIMFGIKANPDEFELEVVVLGSHLIDDYGNTFRMIEQDDFDIGSKLHTIVRGEDEAAMVESVGLALVKLPDVLHRLRPDVLVVHGDRFDALALATAAALMNIRILHLEGGEVSGTIDDSIRHAISKLAHYHACCTRTAEQHLIAMCEDHTRILLAGCPSYDKLLAAHHRDDYMDIIRNWLGDNVKEHDYIVALQHPVTTDIKNSIKIYELMLDALISFNKRTLVLFPNIDAGSKEMVRVMRKKGVEQHPNFRAVKHVPFEQFIQLVCHAGAMIGNSSCGVREAGAFGTPVINLGSRQTGRETGENVLHVRDADTQNKIYHGLELQFGKRYPCSKIYGDGNAVPRILKFLQTINLDEPLQKTFCFPPVKEWDISQDIDHILETQSALAVDLGGTNLRVAIVSMRGKIVKKYTQANPKTYEARIELILTMCKVAVVDAMHLNCRILGVGVSTGGRVNPQEGVILHSTKLIQEWSSIDIRTPISDAIHLPVWVDNDGNCAALAEKKFGHGKGVENFVTIITGTGIGGGIIQHNELIHGSTFCAAELGHIMVSLDGPECMCGSRGCIEAYASGIALQREAKRLHDEDLLKVEGMVDLKKAESVSAIDLINAARLGNSKAEAVLRTAGMALGVGIVNILHMVNPSLVILSGVLAAHYQAPVQQVIGQRALTSAQSIQVLTSDLDEPALLGAASMVLDYTTRRIY is encoded by the exons GAACTGTACTATCTGAGAATGCAGAGGACGAGAGAGAAGACTGACAAGATGGAGGAGAACAAAGCCAAGAGGAAGCTGCGGGTGTGCGTGGCGACGTGTAACCGGGCGGACTACTCCAAGCTGGCGCCCATCATGTTTGGCATCAAGGCCAACCCGGATGAGTTTGAGCTGGAGGTGGTTGTGCTGGGATCCCATCTCATTGATGATTATGG CAACACGTTCCGGATGATCGAGCAGGATGACTTTGACATCGGCTCCAAGCTGCACACCATCGTGCGTGGGGAGGACGAGGCAGCCATGGTGGAGTCGGTGGGTCTGGCGCTGGTCAAGTTGCCAGATGTCCTCCACCGTCTCCGCCCTGACGTTCTGGTTGTCCACGGCGACCGCTTCGACGCCCTTGCCCTGGCAACAGCCGCCGCCCTGATGAACATTCGCATCCTGcacctggagggaggagag GTAAGCGGCACCATCGACGACTCGATCCGTCACGCCATCTCCAAGCTGGCCCACTACCACGCCTGCTGCACCCGCACCGCCGAACAGCACCTCATCGCCATGTGTGAGGACCACACTCGCATCCTATTGGCCGGCTGCCCCTCCTACGACAAGCTGCTGGCTGCCCATCACCGTGACGACTACATGGACATCATCAGGAACTGGCTTG GGGACAATGTGAAGGAGCACGACTACATCGTGGCCCTGCAGCACCCGGTCACCACTGACATCAAGAACTCCATCAAGATCTACGAGCTGATGTTGGACGCCCTGATCTCCTTCAACAAGAGAACACTCGTCCTCTTCCCCAACATAGATGCAG GAAGTAAGGAGATGGTGCGTGTGATGAGGAAGAAAGGGGTGGAGCAGCACCCTAACTTCCGGGCGGTGAAGCACGTGCCCTTCGAGCAGTTCATCCAGCTGGTGTGTCATGCGGGGGCCATGATCGGCAACAGCAGCTGTGGCGTCAGAGAGGCCGGGGCCTTCGGGACCCCCGTCATCAACCTGGGCTCCCGGCAGActgggagagagacag GTGAAAACGTCCTCCATGTCCGAGACGCAGACACTCAGAATAAGATCTACCATGGCTTGGAGCTGCAGTTTGGGAAGAGATACCCCTG CTCCAAGATCTACGGCGACGGGAACGCGGTGCCTCGCATCCTGAAGTTCCTGCAGACCATCAACCTTGATGAGCCGCTGCAGAAGACCTTCTGCTTCCCCCCCGTCAAGGAGTGGGACATCTCCCAGGACATCGACCACATCCTGGAGACCCAGAGCGCCCTAGCAGTCGACCTGGGGGGGACCAACCTCCGCGTGGCCATCGTCAGCATGAGG GGTAAGATAGTGAAGAAGTACACCCAGGCAAACCCCAAAACCTACGAGGCGAGGATTGAGCTGATACTGACTATGTGTAAAGTGGCAGTCGTTGATGCTATGCATCTCAACTGCCGGATTCTTGGAGTGG GTGTGTCGACAGGGGGCAGGGTGAACCCCCAGGAGGGTGTGATCCTCCACTCCACCAAGCTGATCCAGGAGTGGAGCTCCATCGACATCCGCACCCCCATCTCTGACGCCATCCACCTGCCCGTCTGGGTCGACAACGACGGCAACTGTGCCGCCCTGGCAGAGAAGAAGTTTGGCCACGGCAAAGGAGTGGAGAACTTTGTCACCATCATCACTGGAACAG GCATCGGCGGGGGCATCATCCAGCACAACGAGCTGATCCACGGCAGTACGTTCTGCGCGGCCGAGCTGGGCCACATCATGGTGTCTCTGGATGGGCCGGAGTGTATGTGTGGCAGCCGCGGCTGCATCGAGGCCTACGCATCAGGCATTGCCCTGCAGAGAGAAGCCAAGAGGCTCCACGACG AGGATCTGCTGAAGGTGGAGGGGATGGTGGATCTGAAGAAGGCTGAGTCCGTCAGCGCCATCGACCTCATCAACGCAGCCCGCCTGGGCAACAGCAAGGCTGAAGCCGTCCTCAGAACAG CCGGCATGGCCCTCGGCGTGGGCATCGTCAACATCCTCCACATGGTCAACCCCTCCCTGGTCATCCTGTCGGGGGTGCTGGCCGCCCACTACCAGGCTCCTGTCCAGCAAGTCATAGGTCAGAGAGCCCTCACCTCCGCGCAAAGCATCCAGGTCCTGACATCCGACCTCGACGAGCCCGCCCTGCTGGGGGCCGCTAGCATGGTGCTGGACTACACAACCAGGCGCATCTATTAA
- the gne gene encoding bifunctional UDP-N-acetylglucosamine 2-epimerase/N-acetylmannosamine kinase isoform X2, whose amino-acid sequence MQRTREKTDKMEENKAKRKLRVCVATCNRADYSKLAPIMFGIKANPDEFELEVVVLGSHLIDDYGNTFRMIEQDDFDIGSKLHTIVRGEDEAAMVESVGLALVKLPDVLHRLRPDVLVVHGDRFDALALATAAALMNIRILHLEGGEVSGTIDDSIRHAISKLAHYHACCTRTAEQHLIAMCEDHTRILLAGCPSYDKLLAAHHRDDYMDIIRNWLGDNVKEHDYIVALQHPVTTDIKNSIKIYELMLDALISFNKRTLVLFPNIDAGSKEMVRVMRKKGVEQHPNFRAVKHVPFEQFIQLVCHAGAMIGNSSCGVREAGAFGTPVINLGSRQTGRETGENVLHVRDADTQNKIYHGLELQFGKRYPCSKIYGDGNAVPRILKFLQTINLDEPLQKTFCFPPVKEWDISQDIDHILETQSALAVDLGGTNLRVAIVSMRGKIVKKYTQANPKTYEARIELILTMCKVAVVDAMHLNCRILGVGVSTGGRVNPQEGVILHSTKLIQEWSSIDIRTPISDAIHLPVWVDNDGNCAALAEKKFGHGKGVENFVTIITGTGIGGGIIQHNELIHGSTFCAAELGHIMVSLDGPECMCGSRGCIEAYASGIALQREAKRLHDEDLLKVEGMVDLKKAESVSAIDLINAARLGNSKAEAVLRTAGMALGVGIVNILHMVNPSLVILSGVLAAHYQAPVQQVIGQRALTSAQSIQVLTSDLDEPALLGAASMVLDYTTRRIY is encoded by the exons ATGCAGAGGACGAGAGAGAAGACTGACAAGATGGAGGAGAACAAAGCCAAGAGGAAGCTGCGGGTGTGCGTGGCGACGTGTAACCGGGCGGACTACTCCAAGCTGGCGCCCATCATGTTTGGCATCAAGGCCAACCCGGATGAGTTTGAGCTGGAGGTGGTTGTGCTGGGATCCCATCTCATTGATGATTATGG CAACACGTTCCGGATGATCGAGCAGGATGACTTTGACATCGGCTCCAAGCTGCACACCATCGTGCGTGGGGAGGACGAGGCAGCCATGGTGGAGTCGGTGGGTCTGGCGCTGGTCAAGTTGCCAGATGTCCTCCACCGTCTCCGCCCTGACGTTCTGGTTGTCCACGGCGACCGCTTCGACGCCCTTGCCCTGGCAACAGCCGCCGCCCTGATGAACATTCGCATCCTGcacctggagggaggagag GTAAGCGGCACCATCGACGACTCGATCCGTCACGCCATCTCCAAGCTGGCCCACTACCACGCCTGCTGCACCCGCACCGCCGAACAGCACCTCATCGCCATGTGTGAGGACCACACTCGCATCCTATTGGCCGGCTGCCCCTCCTACGACAAGCTGCTGGCTGCCCATCACCGTGACGACTACATGGACATCATCAGGAACTGGCTTG GGGACAATGTGAAGGAGCACGACTACATCGTGGCCCTGCAGCACCCGGTCACCACTGACATCAAGAACTCCATCAAGATCTACGAGCTGATGTTGGACGCCCTGATCTCCTTCAACAAGAGAACACTCGTCCTCTTCCCCAACATAGATGCAG GAAGTAAGGAGATGGTGCGTGTGATGAGGAAGAAAGGGGTGGAGCAGCACCCTAACTTCCGGGCGGTGAAGCACGTGCCCTTCGAGCAGTTCATCCAGCTGGTGTGTCATGCGGGGGCCATGATCGGCAACAGCAGCTGTGGCGTCAGAGAGGCCGGGGCCTTCGGGACCCCCGTCATCAACCTGGGCTCCCGGCAGActgggagagagacag GTGAAAACGTCCTCCATGTCCGAGACGCAGACACTCAGAATAAGATCTACCATGGCTTGGAGCTGCAGTTTGGGAAGAGATACCCCTG CTCCAAGATCTACGGCGACGGGAACGCGGTGCCTCGCATCCTGAAGTTCCTGCAGACCATCAACCTTGATGAGCCGCTGCAGAAGACCTTCTGCTTCCCCCCCGTCAAGGAGTGGGACATCTCCCAGGACATCGACCACATCCTGGAGACCCAGAGCGCCCTAGCAGTCGACCTGGGGGGGACCAACCTCCGCGTGGCCATCGTCAGCATGAGG GGTAAGATAGTGAAGAAGTACACCCAGGCAAACCCCAAAACCTACGAGGCGAGGATTGAGCTGATACTGACTATGTGTAAAGTGGCAGTCGTTGATGCTATGCATCTCAACTGCCGGATTCTTGGAGTGG GTGTGTCGACAGGGGGCAGGGTGAACCCCCAGGAGGGTGTGATCCTCCACTCCACCAAGCTGATCCAGGAGTGGAGCTCCATCGACATCCGCACCCCCATCTCTGACGCCATCCACCTGCCCGTCTGGGTCGACAACGACGGCAACTGTGCCGCCCTGGCAGAGAAGAAGTTTGGCCACGGCAAAGGAGTGGAGAACTTTGTCACCATCATCACTGGAACAG GCATCGGCGGGGGCATCATCCAGCACAACGAGCTGATCCACGGCAGTACGTTCTGCGCGGCCGAGCTGGGCCACATCATGGTGTCTCTGGATGGGCCGGAGTGTATGTGTGGCAGCCGCGGCTGCATCGAGGCCTACGCATCAGGCATTGCCCTGCAGAGAGAAGCCAAGAGGCTCCACGACG AGGATCTGCTGAAGGTGGAGGGGATGGTGGATCTGAAGAAGGCTGAGTCCGTCAGCGCCATCGACCTCATCAACGCAGCCCGCCTGGGCAACAGCAAGGCTGAAGCCGTCCTCAGAACAG CCGGCATGGCCCTCGGCGTGGGCATCGTCAACATCCTCCACATGGTCAACCCCTCCCTGGTCATCCTGTCGGGGGTGCTGGCCGCCCACTACCAGGCTCCTGTCCAGCAAGTCATAGGTCAGAGAGCCCTCACCTCCGCGCAAAGCATCCAGGTCCTGACATCCGACCTCGACGAGCCCGCCCTGCTGGGGGCCGCTAGCATGGTGCTGGACTACACAACCAGGCGCATCTATTAA
- the clta gene encoding LOW QUALITY PROTEIN: clathrin light chain A (The sequence of the model RefSeq protein was modified relative to this genomic sequence to represent the inferred CDS: deleted 1 base in 1 codon) encodes MDDFDMLSAPQAAAGNGTEEDPAAAFLAQQESEIAGIENDEGFSILDSGEVPTSLDNNLTGDANDAVDGALNGDIHESNGPSDAYSAISSADRLQAEPESLRKWREEQRERLEVLDANSRKQESEWKDKAKVELEEWHTRQDEQLEKTKVNNRVLDEDFYKQPFSDLIGYVAAEEAMLSDMDENNPGTEWERVARLCDFNPKSSKQAKDVSRMRSVLISLKQAPLVR; translated from the exons ATGGACGATTTTGACATGCTCAGCGCACCACAGGCTGCGGCCGGCAATGGGACGGAGGAAGACCCCGCTGCCGCATTCTTGGCCCAGCAAGAAAGCGAGATCGCGGGGATTGAGAACGACGAAGGATTCAGCATCCTGGACAGCGGAGAGGTTCCAACGTCGCTAGACAACAATCTGACAGGCGACGCAAACG ATGCAGTGGATGGTGCTCTTAACGGAGACATTCATGAG AGCAATGGCCCGTCTGATGCATACTCAGCCATCTCCAGTGCCGACCGGCTGCAGGCTGAGCCAGAGAGCTTGCGTAAAtggagggaggagcagagagagaggctggaggtCCTAG ATGCTAACTCTCGTAAGCAGGAGTCTGAGTGGAAGGACAAGGCCAAGGTAGAGCTGGAGGAGTGGCACACTAGACAGGACGAGCAGCTGGAGAAGACTAAAGTGAACAACAG GGTGCTGGATGAGGATTTCTACAAACAACCCTTCTCTGACCTGATTGGTTATGT AGCGGCCGAGGAGGCCATGCTGTCGGACATGGACGAGAACAACCCCGGCACCGAGTGGGAGCGCGTGGCGCGCCTCTGCGACTTCAAC CCAAAGTCCAGCAAGCAGGCCAAAGACGTTTCCCGCATGCGCTCTGTCCTCATCTCCCTCAAGCAGGCCCCTCTGGTCCGCTaa